A part of Antechinus flavipes isolate AdamAnt ecotype Samford, QLD, Australia chromosome 6, AdamAnt_v2, whole genome shotgun sequence genomic DNA contains:
- the LOC127539631 gene encoding solute carrier family 22 member 6-like isoform X1 has translation MTFASLLEQLGGLGLFQRLHILALVAPILLTASHNLLQNFSAAVPPHHCRLPPVPLGQTGNLSSERLLRLWVPLDEGHQPERCRQFSRPHWQILEPNATSPNGSVPATEPCRDGWTYDRSEFEATIVTEWDLVCDSWKLTQMAQSIYMAGVLVGAMAFGSLADRFGRKALLSWSYLQLGAAGTATAFSPNFSTYCALRFLVGMAVSGIILNCMSLVLEWSPTRTRTMTGTLVSYSATLGQILLPGLAYALPNWRWLQLTLSMPFFAFFGYSWWFAESARWLVLAGRPEQAIQVLKRVARINGRRAEGDSLSIEVLKSHLQKELDLAQAPGTPWDLIQTPTIRRISKCLAAVWFATSFAYYGVAMDLQGFGLRVHMLQLLFGMVDIPAKLLSTLAMSRAGRRVAQVTALVLAGLGILANLLVPTELAALRTTLAVLGKGCLAASFNCVYLYTGELYPTAIRQTGLGGGSTMARVGGIVAPLVKLTGEQMPLVPPIIYGSIPVLSGLVALGLPETRNRPLKDTVEEVENRFPQQQDTGP, from the exons ATGACCTTCGCCAGCCTGCTGGAGCAGCTCGGGGGACTGGGGCTCTTCCAACGGCTGCACATCCTCGCCCTGGTGGCCCCCATACTCCTGACGGCCTCTCACAACCTCCTGCAGAACTTCTCGGCGGCCGTGCCCCCACACCACTGCCGGCTCCCGCCAGTGCCCCTCGGCCAGACGGGGAACCTCAGCTCCGAGAGGCTCCTCCGGCTGTGGGTGCCACTGGACGAGGGCCACCAGCCCGAGAGGTGCCGGCAGTTCTCCCGCCCCCACTGGCAGATCCTGGAGCCCAACGCTACCTCCCCCAACGGGAGCGTCCCCGCCACTGAACCGTGCCGAGACGGATGGACCTATGACCGCAGCGAGTTCGAGGCTACCATCGTGACAGAG TGGGACCTGGTGTGTGACTCCTGGAAACTGACCCAGATGGCACAATCCATTTACATGGCAGGGGTCCTTGTGGGAGCCATGGCGTTTGGGAGCTTGGCAGACAG GTTTGGCCGGAAGGCCCTGCTGAGCTGGTCCTACCTGCAGCTGGGGGCGGCGGGGACCGCCACCGCCTTCTCCCCCAATTTCTCCACCTACTGCGCCCTGCGTTTCCTGGTCGGGATGGCCGTCTCTGGGATCATCCTCAACTGCATGTCTTTGG tTCTAGAGTGGTCCCCCACCCGGACCCGCACGATGACGGGGACCTTGGTCAGTTATTCTGCCACCCTCGGGCAGATACTTCTCCCAGGCCTGGCGTACGCCCTCCCCAACTGGCGCTGGCTCCAGCTCACGCTCTCGAtgcctttctttgctttcttcggCTACTCCTG GTGGTTTGCAGAGTCAGCCCGGTGGCTGGTCCTGGCTGGGAGACCAGAGCAGGCCATCCAGGTGCTGAAGAGGGTGGCTCGCATCAACGGGAGGAGAGCAGAAGGAGACAGCCTCAGCATCGAG GTCCTGAAGTCCCATCTTCAGAAAGAGTTGGATTTGGCTCAGGCCCCCGGAACCCCTTGGGACCTGATCCAGACGCCCACCATTCGGCGCATCTCCAAGTGTCTCGCCGCTGTCTG GTTCGCTACCAGTTTTGCCTATTATGGAGTGGCCATGGACCTGCAGGGCTTCGGGCTACGGGTCCACATGTTGCAGCTGCTGTTCGGGATGGTGGATATCCCAGCCAAGCTGCTGTCCACTCTGGCCATGAGCCGCGCTGGACGCAGGGTCGCCCAAGTCACCGCCCTGGTGCTCGCTGGCCTGGGTATCCTGGCCAACCTCCTGGTGCCCACAG AACTGGCCGCCCTTCGGACAACTCTGGCGGTGTTAGGGAAGGGCTGCCTGGCCGCCTCCTTCAACTGCGTGTACCTGTACACGGGGGAGCTGTACCCCACGGCCATCAG GCAGACTGGCCTGGGGGGAGGAAGCACCATGGCCCGAGTGGGGGGCATCGTGGCCCCACTGGTAAAGCTGACGGGTGAGCAGATGCCTCTGGTGCCCCCCATCATTTACGGCTCCATCCCTGTGCTCTCGGGTCTCGTGGCTCTTGGGCTGCCAGAAACCAGGAACCGGCCCTTGAAGGACACAGTGGAAGAGGTGGAGAACAG GTTCCCCCAACAGCAGGACACGGGTCCCTAG
- the LOC127539631 gene encoding solute carrier family 22 member 6-like isoform X2 — translation MTFASLLEQLGGLGLFQRLHILALVAPILLTASHNLLQNFSAAVPPHHCRLPPVPLGQTGNLSSERLLRLWVPLDEGHQPERCRQFSRPHWQILEPNATSPNGSVPATEPCRDGWTYDRSEFEATIVTEWDLVCDSWKLTQMAQSIYMAGVLVGAMAFGSLADRFGRKALLSWSYLQLGAAGTATAFSPNFSTYCALRFLVGMAVSGIILNCMSLVLEWSPTRTRTMTGTLVSYSATLGQILLPGLAYALPNWRWLQLTLSMPFFAFFGYSWWFAESARWLVLAGRPEQAIQVLKRVARINGRRAEGDSLSIEVLKSHLQKELDLAQAPGTPWDLIQTPTIRRISKCLAAVWFATSFAYYGVAMDLQGFGLRVHMLQLLFGMVDIPAKLLSTLAMSRAGRRVAQVTALVLAGLGILANLLVPTELAALRTTLAVLGKGCLAASFNCVYLYTGELYPTAIRLAWGEEAPWPEWGASWPHW, via the exons ATGACCTTCGCCAGCCTGCTGGAGCAGCTCGGGGGACTGGGGCTCTTCCAACGGCTGCACATCCTCGCCCTGGTGGCCCCCATACTCCTGACGGCCTCTCACAACCTCCTGCAGAACTTCTCGGCGGCCGTGCCCCCACACCACTGCCGGCTCCCGCCAGTGCCCCTCGGCCAGACGGGGAACCTCAGCTCCGAGAGGCTCCTCCGGCTGTGGGTGCCACTGGACGAGGGCCACCAGCCCGAGAGGTGCCGGCAGTTCTCCCGCCCCCACTGGCAGATCCTGGAGCCCAACGCTACCTCCCCCAACGGGAGCGTCCCCGCCACTGAACCGTGCCGAGACGGATGGACCTATGACCGCAGCGAGTTCGAGGCTACCATCGTGACAGAG TGGGACCTGGTGTGTGACTCCTGGAAACTGACCCAGATGGCACAATCCATTTACATGGCAGGGGTCCTTGTGGGAGCCATGGCGTTTGGGAGCTTGGCAGACAG GTTTGGCCGGAAGGCCCTGCTGAGCTGGTCCTACCTGCAGCTGGGGGCGGCGGGGACCGCCACCGCCTTCTCCCCCAATTTCTCCACCTACTGCGCCCTGCGTTTCCTGGTCGGGATGGCCGTCTCTGGGATCATCCTCAACTGCATGTCTTTGG tTCTAGAGTGGTCCCCCACCCGGACCCGCACGATGACGGGGACCTTGGTCAGTTATTCTGCCACCCTCGGGCAGATACTTCTCCCAGGCCTGGCGTACGCCCTCCCCAACTGGCGCTGGCTCCAGCTCACGCTCTCGAtgcctttctttgctttcttcggCTACTCCTG GTGGTTTGCAGAGTCAGCCCGGTGGCTGGTCCTGGCTGGGAGACCAGAGCAGGCCATCCAGGTGCTGAAGAGGGTGGCTCGCATCAACGGGAGGAGAGCAGAAGGAGACAGCCTCAGCATCGAG GTCCTGAAGTCCCATCTTCAGAAAGAGTTGGATTTGGCTCAGGCCCCCGGAACCCCTTGGGACCTGATCCAGACGCCCACCATTCGGCGCATCTCCAAGTGTCTCGCCGCTGTCTG GTTCGCTACCAGTTTTGCCTATTATGGAGTGGCCATGGACCTGCAGGGCTTCGGGCTACGGGTCCACATGTTGCAGCTGCTGTTCGGGATGGTGGATATCCCAGCCAAGCTGCTGTCCACTCTGGCCATGAGCCGCGCTGGACGCAGGGTCGCCCAAGTCACCGCCCTGGTGCTCGCTGGCCTGGGTATCCTGGCCAACCTCCTGGTGCCCACAG AACTGGCCGCCCTTCGGACAACTCTGGCGGTGTTAGGGAAGGGCTGCCTGGCCGCCTCCTTCAACTGCGTGTACCTGTACACGGGGGAGCTGTACCCCACGGCCATCAG ACTGGCCTGGGGGGAGGAAGCACCATGGCCCGAGTGGGGGGCATCGTGGCCCCACTGGTAA
- the LOC127540556 gene encoding solute carrier family 22 member 6-like, producing the protein MTFNDILLQVGGVGRFQWVQFTLVVIPMLLLASHNTVQNFTAAIPGHHCRPPPSANLSGDGSGAEELRAWLPRDEQGRPASCRRFTAPQRGLHWSNGTGSNATGATEACLDGWTYDHSTFPATIVTEWDLVCGHRALRQLGQSLYMAGVLIGASVFGNLADRLGRRKILIWTYLQTAVAGVGCAFSPNFSIYCALRFLTGIALSGMALNSLTLNVEWMPIHTRATVGTLVGYAYSIGQFILAGCAYAVPHWRWLQFLISVPFFFFFLYSWLFIESARWHASTGRLDLTLRALKKVARINGKQEEGEKLSVEVLQIKLNKEINLAKSKYSAMDLVRLPVLRGLFSCLSLIWFATSFAYYGLVMDLQYFGSNIYLTQVIFGAVDLPAKLIGFLVINYIGRRPAQMASLLLAGISILVNILVPKDWGIMRTSLAVLGKGCLGASFNCVFLYTGELYPTVIRQTGLGMGSMMARVGSIMSPLVNMTGELYPALPSLIYGAVPIAGGAVTFFLPETLNMPLPESVEELKAKNHGKKKQKEAGEQTIPLQTLRKDGP; encoded by the exons ATGACCTTCAATGACATCCTCTTGCAGGTGGGAGGGGTGGGCCGCTTCCAGTGGGTCCAGTTCACCCTGGTGGTCATCCCGATGCTGCTGCTGGCCTCTCATAACACCGTGCAGAACTTCACGGCCGCCATTCCCGGCCACCACTGCCGCCCACCGCCCTCCGCCAACCTGAGTGGAGACGGCTCAGGAGCGGAGGAGCTGCGGGCCTGGCTGCCCCGGGATGAGCAGGGCAGGCCGGCTTCGTGCCGTCGCTTTACCGCCCCCCAAAGGGGGCTACACTGGTCCAACGGCACGGGATCCAATGCCACTGGAGCCACCGAGGCCTGCCTGGACGGCTGGACCTATGACCACAGCACCTTCCCCGCCACCATTGTGACCGAG TGGGACCTCGTCTGCGGACACAGGGCCCTGCGCCAACTGGGCCAGTCCTTGTACATGGCGGGGGTGCTCATCGGGGCGTCCGTGTTTGGGAACCTGGCGGACAG GCTGGGCCGCCGGAAGATCCTGATCTGGACCTACCTGCAGACGGCCGTGGCGGGCGTCGGCTGCGCCTTCTCTCCCAACTTCAGCATCTACTGCGCCCTCCGGTTTCTGACGGGCATTGCCCTGTCTGGCATGGCGCTCAACAGCCTTACACTGA AtgtggagtggatgcccatccatacCCGGGCCACAGTGGGCACTCTGGTTGGCTATGCCTACAGCATCGGGCAGTTCATCCTGGCAGGCTGTGCCTATGCGGTGCCCCACTGGCGCTGGCTGCAGTTCCTCATCTCTGtacccttcttcttcttcttcctctactcCTG GCTCTTCATTGAATCTGCCCGATGGCATGCATCCACCGGCAGGCTGGACCTGACGCTCCGGGCCCTGAAGAAGGTAGCCCGGATCAATGGGAagcaggaggaaggggaaaagctgAGCGTGGAG GTGCTCCAAATAAAACTTAACAAGGAGATTAACCTTGCCAAGAGCAAATATAGCGCCATGGACTTGGTGCGCCTGCCAGTGCTCCGAGGCCTCTTCAGCTGCCTCTCCCTGATCTG GTTTGCCACCAGCTTTGCCTACTATGGGCTAGTCATGGACCTGCAGTATTTTGGAAGCAACATCTACCTCACCCAAGTGATCTTTGGGGCAGTGGATTTGCCGGCCAAACTCATAGGCTTCCTGGTCATTAACTACATTGGCCGGCGCCCCGCACAAATGGCCTCCCTGCTGTTGGCTGGCATTTCCATCTTGGTCAATATACTGGTGCCGAAAG ACTGGGGGATCATGAGGACTTCCCTGGCGGTCCTAGGGAAGGGTTGTCTGGGGGCCTCCTTCAACTGTGTCTTCTTGTACACTGGGGAGCTCTATCCCACTGTAATTCG GCAGACAGGACTGGGCATGGGCAGCATGATGGCCCGGGTGGGCAGCATCATGAGCCCTCTGGTGAATATGACCGGAGAGCTCTATCCTGCATTGCCCTCCCTCATCTATGGAGCTGTCCCCATTGCTGGGGGTGCTGTCACCTTCTTTCTGCCGGAGACTCTCAACATGCCCTTGCCGGAAAGTGTGGAAGAGCTGAAGGCCAA GAATCAtgggaagaagaaacagaaggaagcAGGAGAGCAGACGATCCCCCTGCAAACCCTGAGGAAGGATGGACCCTGA